A genome region from Crossiella equi includes the following:
- the thrC gene encoding threonine synthase, producing MTTIEVPNGAQQQTLDLGPARALVCRECGHQVPLAAEFACAECFGPLEVGYDFGRVRREDIESGPRSIWRYRNLLPVPSTVDAHPNTDPGCTRLVRADRLAAALGVRRIWVKDDTGNPTHSFKDRVVAVALAAARELGFTVLACPSTGNLANAVAAAAARAGWESVVLIPSSLERAKILTTAVYDGALIAVDGNYDDVNRLATELAAEHEDWAFVNVNVRPYYAEGSKTLGYEVAEQLGWRLPDQIVVPIASGSQLTKVDKGFRELGELGLVEQTPYRVFGAQATGCSPVAAAYKAGHDVITPVKPNTIARSLAIGAPADGPYVLDTVRRTNGAIENVSDEEVVEGIRLLARTEGIFAETAGGVTVATAKKLIETGQLDPDAETVLLITGDGLKTLDAVQDHIGPRATVPPSAAAVHKALGL from the coding sequence ATGACGACCATCGAGGTGCCCAACGGCGCCCAGCAGCAGACCCTTGACCTCGGCCCGGCGCGTGCGCTGGTCTGCCGGGAGTGCGGCCACCAGGTGCCTCTCGCCGCCGAGTTCGCGTGCGCGGAGTGTTTCGGTCCCCTGGAAGTCGGCTACGACTTCGGCAGGGTCCGCCGGGAGGACATCGAGTCCGGCCCGCGCTCGATCTGGCGCTACCGCAACCTCTTGCCCGTCCCGTCCACTGTGGACGCCCACCCGAACACCGACCCGGGCTGCACCCGGCTGGTCCGCGCGGACCGCCTGGCGGCCGCGCTCGGCGTCCGCCGGATCTGGGTGAAGGACGACACCGGCAACCCCACGCACTCGTTCAAGGACCGCGTGGTCGCGGTCGCCTTGGCCGCCGCCCGTGAACTCGGCTTCACGGTGCTGGCCTGCCCCTCTACCGGCAACCTCGCCAACGCCGTCGCGGCCGCCGCGGCCCGCGCGGGCTGGGAGTCGGTCGTGCTGATCCCCTCCTCCCTGGAGCGGGCCAAGATCCTCACCACCGCCGTGTACGACGGCGCGCTGATCGCCGTCGACGGCAACTACGACGACGTGAACCGTCTGGCCACCGAACTCGCGGCCGAACACGAGGACTGGGCGTTCGTGAACGTCAACGTCCGCCCGTACTACGCGGAGGGCTCCAAGACCCTGGGCTACGAGGTCGCCGAGCAGCTCGGCTGGCGCCTCCCGGACCAGATCGTGGTGCCGATCGCCTCCGGCTCCCAGCTCACCAAGGTCGACAAGGGCTTCCGCGAGCTCGGCGAGCTGGGCCTGGTCGAGCAGACCCCCTACCGCGTCTTCGGCGCCCAGGCCACGGGCTGCTCCCCCGTCGCCGCCGCCTACAAGGCCGGTCACGACGTGATCACCCCGGTCAAGCCGAACACCATCGCCCGTTCCCTGGCGATCGGCGCCCCGGCCGACGGTCCCTACGTCCTGGACACGGTCCGCCGCACCAACGGCGCCATCGAGAACGTCTCCGACGAAGAGGTCGTCGAGGGCATCCGCCTGCTCGCCCGCACCGAGGGCATCTTCGCCGAGACCGCGGGTGGCGTGACCGTCGCGACGGCCAAGAAGCTCATCGAAACCGGCCAGCTGGACCCGGACGCCGAAACCGTCCTCCTGATCACCGGCGACGGCCTGAAGACCCTGGACGCCGTCCAGGACCACATCGGCCCCCGCGCCACGGTCCCGCCGTCGGCCGCCGCGGTCCACAAGGCCCTGGGCCTCTGA
- a CDS encoding SSI family serine proteinase inhibitor, with translation MDSYSTWRAEQALGKVFEIHERHTMSRKRFPTLALGLAAILLPLGAGVAPAASAATATPRAAHTLALTSNPGESPTRDARTSVLNCLPPGGTHPQAAWSCYELRKAGGDPAKVNLDLGDPCYLIWAPVTVTARGVWEGRRIDYQETFPNDCVLHTVKGPLFRF, from the coding sequence GTGGATTCGTATTCCACATGGAGGGCAGAACAGGCCCTCGGGAAAGTTTTCGAAATTCACGAAAGGCACACAATGTCTCGCAAGCGTTTTCCGACGTTGGCACTCGGGTTGGCAGCGATCCTGCTCCCCCTCGGCGCAGGCGTGGCCCCGGCCGCCAGCGCGGCCACGGCGACCCCGCGAGCAGCCCACACCCTGGCCCTGACGAGCAACCCTGGCGAGAGCCCGACCAGAGACGCCCGGACCTCAGTGCTGAACTGCCTCCCCCCTGGCGGCACGCACCCCCAGGCCGCTTGGTCCTGCTACGAGCTGCGCAAGGCGGGCGGCGACCCGGCCAAGGTCAACCTGGACCTCGGCGACCCGTGCTACCTGATCTGGGCCCCGGTGACGGTGACCGCCCGAGGCGTGTGGGAAGGCCGCCGGATCGACTACCAGGAAACCTTTCCCAACGATTGTGTTCTGCACACGGTAAAGGGCCCGCTCTTCCGTTTCTGA
- a CDS encoding nitroreductase family protein has product MRTWTPLHGQPYQPVPYSPARMPVEESLRVAAELRERMDQRRTVRAFAPDPVPEQLVLDAIAVASTAPSGAHQQPWTFVLVEDPEVRARIREAAEAEEKVSYDGRLGEEWLSALRPLGTDMHKPHLTDAPYLIVVFQQRYGLREDGTTYKHYYGDESVGIAVGMLLTALHLSGLSALTHTPSPMGFLGEVLDRPRNEKAFAVIPVGYPAERARVPDLVRKTLAQVLVRV; this is encoded by the coding sequence ATGAGGACATGGACCCCGTTGCACGGCCAGCCCTACCAACCGGTCCCGTACTCCCCCGCCCGCATGCCCGTCGAGGAGTCCCTCCGGGTCGCCGCCGAGCTGCGCGAGCGCATGGACCAGCGGCGCACGGTCCGCGCCTTCGCCCCCGACCCGGTGCCGGAGCAGCTGGTGCTGGACGCGATCGCGGTGGCCAGCACCGCCCCGTCCGGCGCGCACCAGCAGCCGTGGACGTTCGTGCTGGTCGAGGATCCCGAGGTGCGCGCCCGGATCCGGGAGGCCGCCGAGGCCGAGGAGAAGGTCTCCTACGACGGCAGGCTGGGTGAGGAGTGGCTGTCCGCGCTGCGCCCCCTGGGCACGGACATGCACAAGCCGCACCTGACCGACGCGCCTTACCTGATCGTGGTGTTCCAGCAGCGGTACGGGCTGCGCGAGGACGGCACCACGTACAAGCACTACTACGGCGACGAGTCCGTGGGCATCGCGGTGGGCATGCTGCTGACCGCGCTGCACCTGAGCGGGCTGTCCGCGCTGACGCACACGCCGAGCCCGATGGGCTTCCTGGGCGAGGTGCTGGACCGGCCGCGCAACGAGAAGGCCTTCGCGGTCATCCCGGTCGGGTACCCGGCCGAGCGGGCGCGGGTACCCGATCTGGTGCGCAAGACCCTGGCCCAGGTGCTGGTTCGGGTCTGA
- the octT gene encoding diglucosylglycerate octanoyltransferase produces MSRGRLLVLGDSLAFHGPEYALPADDPRLWPNITATRLDREAELVAGFGWTARHGWWALTGDPRVWSLMPRIDALVLGLGSMDTLPSPLPTYLREGLRHLRPAALRRFARARYLAAQPHLARMLGGRPVALPPHLTVAYLDRCLRAVRNIRPGLPVVGVLPSVHASPDYGGVHTGHAPAARAVQAWATREDIPLLDLPALVRAHVFGGEGNPDGMHWGYSAHAAVGEAMAALLRPLLP; encoded by the coding sequence TTGAGCCGGGGACGCCTGCTGGTCCTCGGTGACTCGCTGGCCTTCCACGGTCCCGAGTACGCCCTGCCCGCCGACGACCCCCGGTTGTGGCCCAACATCACCGCCACCCGGCTCGACCGCGAGGCCGAGCTGGTGGCGGGCTTCGGCTGGACCGCCCGGCACGGCTGGTGGGCCCTGACCGGCGACCCGCGCGTGTGGTCGCTGATGCCCCGCATCGACGCGCTGGTCCTGGGCCTGGGCAGCATGGACACGCTGCCCAGCCCTCTGCCCACCTATCTCCGCGAGGGCCTGCGGCACCTGCGCCCGGCGGCCCTTCGCCGCTTCGCCCGGGCCCGCTACCTGGCCGCCCAGCCGCACCTGGCACGCATGCTCGGCGGCCGCCCGGTCGCCCTGCCGCCCCACCTCACCGTGGCCTACCTGGACCGCTGCCTGCGCGCGGTCCGCAACATCCGCCCGGGCCTGCCGGTTGTGGGCGTGCTGCCGTCGGTGCACGCCTCCCCGGACTACGGCGGCGTGCACACCGGCCACGCCCCGGCCGCCCGAGCCGTCCAGGCCTGGGCCACCCGGGAGGACATCCCGCTGCTGGACCTCCCAGCCTTGGTGCGCGCGCACGTCTTCGGCGGCGAGGGCAACCCGGACGGCATGCACTGGGGATATTCCGCACACGCGGCGGTCGGCGAGGCCATGGCGGCCCTGCTGCGCCCACTTCTTCCGTAG
- the rsfS gene encoding ribosome silencing factor, whose amino-acid sequence MSATEESRRLAHVAALAAADKKAHDIVVLDVSNQLVITDVFVIASAPNERQVQAIVDSVEEKMREAGTKPVRREGAREGRWVLLDFVDLVVHVQHAEERSFYGLERLWKDCPRIEFDDVVAHRPEDEDEQA is encoded by the coding sequence GTGTCAGCGACTGAGGAGTCCCGCCGGCTGGCCCACGTCGCCGCGCTCGCGGCGGCCGACAAGAAGGCCCACGACATCGTGGTGCTGGACGTGTCGAACCAGCTGGTGATCACCGACGTGTTCGTGATCGCGTCGGCGCCCAACGAGCGCCAGGTCCAGGCGATCGTCGACAGCGTCGAGGAGAAGATGCGCGAGGCCGGTACCAAGCCGGTCCGCCGAGAGGGCGCCCGCGAGGGGCGCTGGGTGCTGCTGGACTTCGTCGACCTCGTGGTGCACGTGCAGCACGCCGAGGAGCGCTCGTTCTACGGCCTGGAGCGGCTGTGGAAGGACTGCCCCCGCATCGAGTTCGACGACGTCGTCGCGCACCGTCCCGAGGACGAGGACGAGCAGGCGTGA
- a CDS encoding RNA polymerase sigma factor — MNDKGGSDGETAAPGRQTFWRECLRLRPSLIRVARKHGASPAEAEDVVHDAYLRAAQYSRLDPGRLTPFLIAVVKRLCVDELRRRASAQLVCTHPRLLPMQVIDPADVVTDRHEARWLLARCGKLSQREWLVLLWLDQGLPHEEISRLLGTTRRATECIASRARCRVRRWIARRLSSAGERVGY; from the coding sequence GTGAATGACAAAGGTGGTTCTGATGGTGAGACGGCCGCCCCTGGGCGGCAGACCTTCTGGCGGGAGTGCCTGAGACTGCGGCCATCCCTCATCCGGGTGGCCCGCAAGCACGGTGCGAGCCCGGCGGAGGCCGAGGACGTGGTGCACGACGCCTACCTTCGTGCCGCACAGTATTCGCGGCTTGACCCCGGACGGCTGACGCCGTTCCTGATCGCGGTGGTCAAACGCCTGTGTGTGGACGAGCTCAGGCGTAGGGCGTCAGCACAGCTCGTGTGCACGCACCCGCGGCTGTTGCCCATGCAGGTGATCGATCCCGCCGATGTGGTGACGGATCGGCATGAGGCTCGCTGGTTGCTGGCCAGGTGTGGGAAATTGAGTCAGCGCGAATGGCTCGTCCTGCTGTGGCTTGACCAGGGACTTCCGCACGAGGAGATCTCTCGTCTGCTCGGCACCACCCGCAGGGCGACCGAGTGCATCGCGAGCAGGGCGCGGTGCCGGGTTCGCCGCTGGATAGCTCGTCGGCTCAGCTCAGCAGGGGAGCGAGTCGGCTACTAA
- a CDS encoding ComEA family DNA-binding protein encodes MWRYLSAATRQRRDTAQARLSELAAAARKRTGPDPPPELANIEIIELDESGHRLPARPLSRPPNWFRRLFPSGARGIRWDPGRPAALAVAVVALLAVATTALLVWSDQPTREDAPALATAAGPAAPPITSATTTGPGATLVVSVVGRVTRPGLVTLTEGARVADAVHAAGGAHPDADLSGLNLARRLADGEQVHVGVPPPAEPPAHSQGVFPGGAARVSLNTATPAALDALPGVGPVTAQRIVQWRTKHGRFTSIDQLREIEGIGASRLARLRELVSL; translated from the coding sequence ATGTGGCGCTACCTCTCCGCGGCAACCCGACAACGACGCGACACCGCGCAAGCCCGGTTGTCCGAACTGGCAGCCGCCGCACGCAAGAGAACCGGCCCCGACCCGCCGCCCGAGCTCGCGAACATCGAGATCATCGAGCTGGACGAGTCAGGGCACCGACTGCCGGCCCGGCCGTTGTCCCGACCCCCGAACTGGTTCCGACGGCTCTTCCCGAGTGGAGCCCGAGGCATCAGGTGGGATCCCGGTCGCCCGGCGGCACTGGCAGTCGCGGTCGTCGCACTCCTGGCTGTGGCGACGACCGCGCTGCTGGTGTGGTCGGATCAGCCAACGCGGGAGGACGCTCCCGCACTGGCGACAGCGGCTGGCCCGGCCGCCCCTCCGATCACGTCCGCCACCACCACCGGCCCCGGCGCCACCCTGGTGGTCAGCGTGGTCGGGAGGGTGACCAGACCCGGGCTGGTCACCCTCACCGAAGGGGCCCGCGTCGCCGACGCCGTGCACGCGGCAGGCGGCGCACACCCCGACGCCGACCTCAGCGGGCTGAACCTGGCCCGCAGGCTGGCCGACGGAGAGCAAGTGCACGTCGGAGTACCGCCACCGGCGGAACCGCCCGCACACAGCCAGGGCGTGTTCCCCGGTGGCGCCGCCAGAGTCAGCCTGAACACCGCAACACCCGCCGCCCTCGACGCCCTGCCAGGAGTAGGTCCAGTGACGGCGCAACGCATCGTTCAGTGGCGGACCAAGCACGGCCGTTTCACCTCGATCGACCAGCTGCGCGAGATCGAGGGCATCGGAGCGTCCCGCCTCGCCCGGCTCCGTGAGCTGGTCAGCCTCTGA
- the rpsT gene encoding 30S ribosomal protein S20 codes for MANIKSQQKRILTNEKARQRNKSVKSEVKTAVRKFREAAAAGDKDKALELLRAANRKLDKAASKGVIHANQAANKKSALALRANKI; via the coding sequence ATGGCCAACATCAAGTCGCAGCAGAAGCGCATCCTGACCAACGAGAAGGCGCGCCAGCGCAACAAGTCCGTCAAGTCGGAGGTCAAGACCGCTGTCCGCAAGTTCCGCGAGGCCGCTGCGGCCGGGGACAAGGACAAGGCGCTCGAGCTGCTCCGCGCGGCCAACCGCAAGCTGGACAAGGCCGCGAGCAAGGGCGTGATCCACGCCAACCAGGCCGCCAACAAGAAGTCGGCCCTCGCGCTGCGCGCCAACAAGATCTGA
- the nadD gene encoding nicotinate-nucleotide adenylyltransferase, whose amino-acid sequence MSRRRIGVMGGTFDPVHHGHLVAASEVQARFDLDEVIFVPTGQPWQKEDHVVSPPEDRYLMTVVATASNPRFSVSRVDIDRKGPTYTVDTLSDLRRQFPDDQLFFITGADALEQILGWWRADELFELAHFVGVTRPGYQLDDDHLPRGAVSLVDVPAMAISSTDCRERVAKGMPVWYLVPDGVVQYISKRNLYRD is encoded by the coding sequence ATGTCCAGGCGTCGGATCGGCGTGATGGGCGGCACCTTCGATCCCGTGCACCACGGGCACCTGGTGGCCGCCAGTGAGGTGCAGGCGCGGTTCGACCTGGACGAAGTGATCTTCGTGCCGACCGGTCAGCCGTGGCAGAAGGAAGACCACGTGGTCAGCCCGCCGGAGGACCGGTACCTGATGACCGTGGTCGCCACCGCGTCCAACCCGCGGTTCTCGGTGAGCCGGGTCGACATCGACCGCAAGGGGCCCACCTACACCGTGGACACCCTGTCCGACCTGCGCAGGCAGTTCCCGGACGACCAGCTGTTCTTCATCACCGGCGCCGACGCCCTGGAGCAGATCCTCGGCTGGTGGCGGGCGGACGAGCTGTTCGAGCTCGCCCACTTCGTCGGCGTCACCCGGCCGGGTTACCAGCTCGACGACGACCACCTGCCGCGCGGCGCGGTCAGCCTGGTCGACGTGCCCGCCATGGCCATCTCCTCCACCGACTGCCGCGAGCGCGTCGCCAAGGGCATGCCGGTCTGGTACCTCGTGCCCGACGGTGTGGTGCAGTACATCTCCAAGCGCAACCTCTACCGCGACTAG
- a CDS encoding histidine phosphatase family protein, which produces MTLSRLVVWRHGQTGHNASGRLQGHLDVDLNDIGREQARAAAPHVAKFEPDVFVVSDLQRAANTAATLTELTGWVPRVDKRLRETDVGQWMGMSGEEVERDFPGALDTWRADPTFAPPGGESRVEVAARAAEVVADLDLEHDGTALLCAHGGLITGLVGRLLGLPVETWPQLGGLSNCHWTVLARRGDTGRWRLLNHNVGATG; this is translated from the coding sequence GTGACGCTGTCCCGACTCGTCGTCTGGCGCCACGGGCAGACCGGCCACAACGCCTCCGGGCGCCTGCAGGGGCACCTCGACGTCGACCTCAACGACATCGGTCGTGAGCAGGCGCGGGCCGCGGCCCCGCACGTGGCGAAGTTCGAGCCGGACGTGTTCGTGGTCTCCGACCTGCAGCGCGCGGCCAACACCGCGGCCACGCTCACCGAGCTCACCGGCTGGGTGCCGCGCGTGGACAAGCGGCTGCGGGAGACCGACGTCGGCCAGTGGATGGGCATGTCCGGCGAGGAGGTCGAGCGCGACTTCCCCGGTGCCCTGGACACCTGGCGGGCCGACCCGACCTTCGCCCCGCCCGGCGGCGAGAGCCGCGTCGAGGTCGCCGCGCGGGCCGCGGAGGTCGTCGCCGACCTCGACCTGGAGCACGACGGCACCGCGCTGCTGTGCGCGCACGGCGGTCTCATCACCGGGCTGGTCGGCCGCCTGCTCGGGCTGCCGGTCGAGACGTGGCCACAGCTGGGCGGTCTGTCCAACTGCCACTGGACCGTGCTCGCCCGCCGGGGTGACACCGGGCGGTGGCGCCTGCTCAACCACAACGTGGGGGCCACTGGTTGA
- a CDS encoding DegV family protein, giving the protein MSVAVFTDSTAYLPEGFAARHGVHEVPLHVTVDGTTGLDGKDVGPAELAAALAARHTVTTSRPTPAEFAEAYDRALTAGADAVVSIHLSRELSGTWDAARLAALEVGPDRVRVVDSRSTAMGLGFAVLAAARAATEGAHPKQVEDTATTTATHTRTFFCLETLEHLRRGGRITPTAALLGTALAVKPLLHVDNGRILPLEKVRTTSRAVARLVDLAATAAGQGPVSVAVHHLGSPQRAAELAGRLDDRLPGCDGCVISEVGAVVGAHTGPGVLGVVVLRHNPF; this is encoded by the coding sequence GTGTCCGTCGCCGTGTTCACCGACTCCACCGCCTACCTGCCGGAGGGTTTCGCCGCCCGCCACGGCGTCCACGAGGTCCCGCTGCACGTGACGGTGGACGGCACCACGGGCCTGGACGGCAAGGACGTGGGCCCGGCCGAGCTCGCGGCGGCCCTGGCGGCCCGCCACACCGTGACCACCTCCCGCCCGACCCCGGCCGAGTTCGCCGAGGCCTACGACCGGGCCCTGACCGCGGGCGCCGACGCGGTGGTCAGCATCCACCTCTCCCGCGAACTCTCCGGCACCTGGGACGCGGCCCGCCTGGCGGCACTGGAGGTCGGCCCGGACCGCGTCCGCGTGGTCGACTCCCGCTCCACCGCGATGGGCCTGGGCTTCGCGGTCCTGGCCGCGGCCCGGGCGGCCACCGAAGGCGCCCACCCCAAACAGGTCGAGGACACGGCCACCACCACGGCAACCCACACCAGAACCTTCTTCTGCCTGGAAACCCTGGAACACCTCCGCCGGGGCGGCCGCATCACCCCGACCGCCGCCCTCCTGGGCACGGCCCTGGCCGTCAAACCCCTCCTCCACGTGGACAACGGCCGCATCCTCCCCCTGGAAAAGGTCCGCACGACAAGCCGAGCAGTCGCCCGCCTCGTCGACCTGGCCGCCACCGCGGCGGGCCAAGGCCCGGTCTCAGTGGCCGTCCACCACCTGGGCTCCCCTCAACGGGCGGCCGAACTCGCGGGCCGCCTCGACGACCGCCTCCCGGGCTGCGACGGCTGCGTCATCTCCGAGGTGGGCGCGGTCGTCGGCGCCCACACCGGCCCAGGCGTACTGGGCGTCGTGGTGTTGCGCCACAACCCTTTCTGA
- a CDS encoding ferredoxin codes for MSERWRVSVSHDCIGSGMCAGAAPEFFRLTDGYAEPVAEEIDPAEVVTDAADQCPAEAILVADVASGKQLAPSEY; via the coding sequence ATGAGTGAACGTTGGCGCGTCTCGGTTTCCCACGACTGCATCGGCTCCGGCATGTGCGCCGGTGCCGCCCCGGAGTTCTTCCGGCTGACCGACGGCTACGCCGAGCCCGTCGCGGAGGAGATCGACCCGGCCGAGGTGGTCACCGACGCGGCTGACCAGTGCCCGGCCGAGGCGATCCTGGTGGCGGACGTGGCCTCCGGCAAGCAGCTCGCCCCGTCCGAGTACTGA
- the holA gene encoding DNA polymerase III subunit delta: protein MSAPAVTPEPLHLVIGEEELLVERAVKASLDAARLADPQAELRKVRVTDLTPPELIELVSPSLFAEGRVIVLEAAQEAGKEIAEAVVAYCKAPSDGVILVVVHTGGGRGKLAKELPDAMRKAGAKVTTCAKLTKPAEREAFVKDEFRRAGGRVDPAGLAALIETIGSDLRELSAAASQLVADTGGQVDEQAVRRYHRGRAEVTGFVVAEKAVTGDRAGALEALRWALSTGVPPVLVADALADAVRTIARVTAGGRADPFALAGQLGMPPWKVKKALAQSRGWEPAGLAEAMNLVAGLNADVKGVAANAEYALERAVLRLILARRGR from the coding sequence GTGAGCGCCCCAGCCGTCACCCCCGAGCCGCTGCACCTGGTGATCGGGGAAGAAGAACTGCTGGTCGAGCGGGCCGTGAAGGCGTCACTGGACGCCGCCCGGCTGGCCGATCCGCAGGCCGAGCTGCGCAAGGTCCGGGTGACCGACCTCACCCCGCCCGAACTGATCGAGCTGGTGAGCCCGTCACTGTTCGCCGAGGGCCGGGTCATCGTCCTGGAGGCCGCCCAGGAGGCGGGCAAGGAGATCGCCGAGGCGGTCGTCGCCTACTGCAAGGCGCCCAGCGACGGGGTGATCTTGGTGGTCGTGCACACCGGCGGTGGCCGCGGCAAGCTCGCCAAGGAGCTGCCCGACGCCATGCGCAAGGCCGGGGCCAAGGTCACCACCTGCGCCAAGCTGACCAAGCCCGCCGAGCGCGAGGCGTTCGTCAAGGACGAGTTCCGGCGGGCGGGCGGGCGGGTCGACCCGGCAGGTTTGGCCGCGTTGATCGAGACCATCGGGTCTGACCTGCGGGAACTGTCCGCTGCCGCGTCCCAGCTGGTCGCCGACACCGGGGGCCAGGTCGATGAGCAGGCCGTGCGGCGCTACCACCGCGGGCGGGCCGAGGTCACTGGGTTCGTGGTGGCGGAGAAGGCCGTCACCGGGGATCGGGCCGGGGCGCTGGAGGCGTTGCGGTGGGCCCTGTCGACGGGGGTGCCGCCGGTACTGGTCGCCGACGCGCTCGCGGACGCGGTGCGCACCATCGCGCGGGTGACCGCCGGGGGGCGGGCCGATCCGTTCGCGCTGGCCGGGCAGCTGGGCATGCCGCCGTGGAAGGTGAAGAAGGCGCTCGCGCAGTCGCGGGGCTGGGAGCCCGCTGGGCTGGCCGAGGCCATGAACCTGGTCGCCGGGCTGAACGCGGACGTGAAGGGCGTGGCGGCCAATGCCGAGTACGCGCTGGAACGGGCGGTCCTGCGGTTGATCTTGGCTCGCCGGGGGCGGTGA
- a CDS encoding DNA internalization-related competence protein ComEC/Rec2, with product MHGSWSTATPGHTLRATGKLAPPHPGDLTAAVLRVHKPPELLDDPPPWQRGASSLRAGLHQASEVLTPDQSGLLPSLVVGDTSTLTPRVIADFRAAGMAHLLAVSGTNLAIVCGAVLLLFRLLRAGPRTSAFAAALALVGFVVLARPQPSVLRAAVMAAIALYALTTGRERTALPTLAAAITILLLASPELANDLGFVLSVLATAALVLIAPRWADRLHDRGVPRGLAEALAVPAAAHLATAPVVAGMTGEVSLTAILANLLAAPVVALATILGLLAALLSVLHLPTAELLVHLAAPEVWWLVTVARDTAALPMTTVPWPPGLGGALLLAAVLIGLAVLLRHNRIRPLLIALVLLLIIILIPVRLLRPGWPPPNWALVACDVGQGDAIVLATAEPGRAVLVDTGPDPVAITSCLRDLGITRIPLVLLTHLHADHITGLREVLADHDVGAVGLSPVQQPQWALKEVRETTATAGVPLIELHPGASTAWPGLTLDVLAPRSPAALGATEERADGTALNDASLVIRAHTSAGRALLTGDIELAGQSDLLDAKGTDLSADILKVPHHGSRYSLPTFLTTVRPRIAMISAGKDNDYGHPSPLVLDTLRAQGTLTLRTDQDGDLAIAPGPTAFRRGKQTTGAPR from the coding sequence ATGCACGGCTCCTGGTCCACCGCGACCCCGGGCCACACCCTCCGCGCCACGGGCAAACTGGCCCCACCCCACCCCGGTGACTTGACCGCCGCGGTCCTGCGCGTGCACAAACCACCGGAACTGCTCGACGATCCCCCGCCCTGGCAACGCGGCGCGAGCAGCCTCCGCGCAGGCCTCCACCAGGCCAGCGAAGTTCTGACGCCAGACCAAAGCGGCCTGCTGCCCTCTCTGGTCGTCGGCGACACGAGCACCCTCACCCCACGCGTCATCGCCGACTTCCGCGCCGCGGGCATGGCCCACCTCCTGGCCGTCAGCGGCACGAACCTCGCCATCGTCTGCGGCGCGGTCCTCCTCCTCTTCCGCCTCCTCCGCGCGGGCCCACGCACCTCAGCCTTCGCCGCCGCACTCGCCCTGGTCGGCTTCGTCGTCCTGGCCCGCCCACAACCGAGCGTCCTGCGTGCCGCTGTCATGGCGGCCATCGCGCTCTACGCCCTGACCACGGGCCGTGAACGCACCGCCCTGCCAACCCTGGCCGCGGCGATCACGATCCTGTTGCTGGCCAGCCCGGAGCTCGCGAACGACCTCGGCTTCGTGCTCTCCGTCCTGGCCACGGCCGCTCTGGTCCTCATCGCACCCCGCTGGGCCGACCGCCTCCACGACCGAGGCGTCCCACGCGGCCTGGCCGAAGCCCTGGCCGTCCCGGCGGCAGCCCACCTCGCCACCGCACCCGTCGTCGCGGGCATGACAGGCGAGGTGAGCCTGACCGCGATCCTCGCCAACCTGCTCGCCGCCCCGGTGGTCGCACTGGCCACGATCCTGGGCCTGCTCGCCGCCCTGCTGTCCGTGCTCCACCTGCCCACAGCCGAACTTCTCGTCCACCTAGCAGCCCCGGAGGTCTGGTGGCTCGTCACAGTCGCCCGCGACACCGCTGCCCTGCCCATGACCACCGTCCCGTGGCCACCAGGCCTCGGCGGCGCGCTACTCCTCGCCGCGGTTCTCATAGGGCTGGCAGTCCTCCTGCGGCACAACAGGATCCGCCCACTGCTGATCGCCCTGGTACTCCTCCTGATCATCATCCTGATCCCGGTCCGTCTGCTCCGCCCGGGCTGGCCGCCCCCGAACTGGGCCTTGGTGGCGTGCGACGTCGGCCAAGGCGACGCCATCGTCCTGGCCACCGCCGAACCCGGCCGCGCTGTCCTCGTCGACACCGGCCCCGACCCCGTGGCGATCACCAGCTGCCTCCGGGACCTCGGCATCACCCGGATTCCGCTGGTACTGCTCACCCACCTGCACGCGGACCACATCACAGGCCTCCGCGAGGTCTTGGCCGACCACGACGTCGGCGCCGTGGGCCTCAGCCCAGTCCAACAACCCCAGTGGGCCCTGAAAGAAGTACGCGAGACAACGGCCACCGCGGGCGTACCCCTGATCGAACTCCACCCCGGCGCCAGCACGGCGTGGCCCGGCCTCACCCTGGACGTGCTGGCACCCCGGAGCCCCGCTGCCCTGGGTGCCACCGAAGAACGCGCCGACGGCACCGCCCTCAACGACGCCTCCCTGGTCATCCGAGCCCACACCAGCGCGGGCAGGGCGCTGCTCACCGGCGACATCGAACTCGCCGGTCAGTCAGACCTGTTGGACGCCAAGGGAACCGACCTGTCCGCGGACATCCTCAAAGTTCCCCACCACGGCTCCCGCTACAGCCTCCCGACCTTCCTGACCACGGTCCGACCCCGCATCGCGATGATCAGCGCGGGCAAGGACAACGACTACGGCCACCCGAGCCCACTGGTCCTGGACACCCTCCGCGCCCAAGGCACCCTGACCCTCCGCACCGACCAGGACGGTGACCTGGCGATCGCCCCAGGCCCCACCGCCTTCCGCCGAGGCAAACAGACCACGGGAGCCCCACGGTGA